CGTCGCGGTGTTCATCCCGCTCCTGTTCATGAGCGGACTGATCGGGCGGCTGTTCCGCGAATTCGCGGTGACGATGACGGTGGCGGTGCTGATCAGCCTCGTCATCTCGCTCACGACCACGCCGATGCTCGCCTCGATCATCCTGCGCGACAATTCGGAGAAGAAGCCCGACGGCCGCCTCGCCGCCTTCGCCGAGCGGCGCTTCCAGCGGATGCAGGCCGGCTATGAGCGCGCGCTCGACTGGGCGCTCGCCAATCGCGGCGCGATGCTGATCCTGCTGGGCGGCGCGGTCGCGCTCAACATCTTCCTGCTGGTAATCGTCCAGAAGGGCTTCTTCCCTGAGCAGGATACGGGATCGCTGATGGGCGGCCTGCGTGCAGATCGCAGCATTTCCTTCCAGGACATGCAGAAGAAGCTCACCTCGATCGTCACCCTGATCCGCAAGGATAAGGATGTCGCCACGGTGGTGGCCTTCACCGGCGGCAGCCGCGCGGGCGGCGGCTTCATGTTCGTGACGCTGAAGCCCAAGAGCCAGCGCGGAAGCAGCCGCAGCGTGATCGATCGGCTGCGGCCGAAGCTCGCCAAGATCACGGGCGTCGCGACCTTCCTGATGCCCGTTCAGGACATGCAGGTGGGCGGACGGGCCGGCAATTCCTCCTACCAATATTCGCTCAAGGCCGACGATACGGACATGCTGCGCGATGCGGCGGACAAATTGATGGTGGCGATGAAGAAGGATCGCCGCCTCACCGATGTCGACACCAATCGTGCCGATGGCGGCGCCGAAGTCTATGTGAAGGTGGATCGCGACGCGGCGACGCGGCTGGGCGTCACCACGCAGGCGGTGGACAATGCGCTGTACGACGCGTTCGGCCAGCGGCAGGTCTCGACCATCTATTCCGGCCTCAACCAATATCATGTCGTGATGGGCGTGGCGCCCGAATATACCGGCACGCCGGAGGCGCTGCGGGATGTCTATGTCCCCGGCCGGCGCGGCACGACCGTGACCACCACGAGCAGCGCCACCAATGCCACCAGCAGCAGCGTCTCCAGCGGCACGAGCAGCACGGCGACGCAAACCGCGGCGTCGTCGGTGACGACCAGCACCGCCGTGACCGGCTCCACGCCCGTCTCGACGACGGGCCAGCGCGACACCACCACGGGCTCCGCCGTGAACACCAGCGGCGCCACGATGATGCCGCTCTCCACCATCGCCGAATGGGCGACGGGCTCCACCGATTCGCAGATCAATCACGAGGATGGCGCGCCCTCCACCACCGTCTCCTTCTCCACGGCGACGGGCGTGTCGCTGGGCGAGGCCTCGCAGGCGATCGCGCAGATCCAGCAGGATCTCCATCTGCCGACGGGCGTGGTCGGCGGCTTCGCCGGCACCGCCAAGGTCTTCCAGCAATCGACCGCCTCGATGCCGGTGCTGATCATCTCGGCGCTGGTGGTGATCTATATCGTGCTGGGCATCCTCTATGAGAGTGCGATCCATCCGCTGACCGTGCTTTCCACACTTCCTTCGGCCGGGATCGGCGCGGTGATCGCGCTGATGCTGTCCGGGTCCGCCTTCGATCTCATCGGCCTGATCGGGCTCATCCTGCTCATCGGCATCGTCAAGAAGAACGCCATCATGATCATCGATTTCGCGCTCGATGCGGAGCGCACGCGGGGCCTGTCACCGATGCACGCCATCCGCGAAGCCTCGCTCCTCCGCTTCCGCCCCATCCTGATGACCACGCTCGCCGCCGCCTTCGGCGCGCTGCCGCTGGCGATCGGCTTCGGCGAGGGCGCCGAACTGCGCCGTCCGCTGGGCATCGCCATCATGGGCGGCCTCGTCGCCAGCCAGTTCCTGACCCTGCTGACCACGCCCGTCGTCTATCTGGCGCTCGACAAGTTCCGCCGGCGCAGCCCGCGCGAACGGATGCTGGGCCGCCTCGGCGCGGAAGGCCTGCCCGCATGAGCCGTCTTCGCAGCGCGCTGTCCGCGATCGTGGTGCTGGCGCTCTCCGGCTGCAGCATGGCGCCCACCTATCATGTGCCCGCGACGGCGAGTGCTGCGAGTTTCAAGGAAGCGCCGGGCTGGCAGCCGGCCGCGCCCGCCGACGATGTCGCCAAGGGCCAGTGGTGGAAGCTGTTCGGCGATCCGGTGCTGGACGGGCTGGAGGCGCGGGTCGCCGCCAGCAACCAGAATGTGGCGTCGTTCACGGCAGCCTATGCGCAGGCGCGCGCGGCTGTGCGCGAGGCGAGGGCGTCGCTCTTCCCGTCGGTGAGCCTCAGCGGACAGGGGACCAGCGCGGGTTCGTTCGGCAGCACGCAGACGACGATCATCGGCAGCAACGGCACCACCAATGGCGGCGGCAGCCGGCGCTATTCGGTGAGCCTCGGCGGAACGTGGGAGCCGGACGTGTTCGGCCGCATCTCCTCCGGCCTGCGCCAGCAGAAGGCGCTGGCCGAGGCCAGCCAGGCCGATCTCGCCAATGCGACGCTGGCGGCACAGGGCGAACTGGCGGCCGATTATGTCCAGCTGCGCGGGCTGGATCAGCAGAAGATCGTCTATGAGGAGACGATCGCCGCCTATGATCGCGCGCTGAAGATCACCACCAACCGCTACGATCAGGGTCAGGTGGCGCGCGTCGACGTGCTGCAGGCGCAGACGCAGCTCGCCAATGCGCGCGCCACCTCGGCCGATATCGATCGCCAGCGTGCGGCGTTCGAACATGCGATCGCCGTGCTGGTGGGTGAAAATCCCTCGACCTTCAGTTTGCCCAAGGCGCCGTGGAGCCGGGCCGTGCCGCAGGTGCCGGGCATCTTGCCGGGCACGGTGATCGAGCGGCGGCCGGATATCGCGGCGGCCGAGCGGCGTGTGGCGGCGGCCAATCAGGGCATCGGCGTGGAGCGCGCGGCCTTCTTCCCGACCTTCACGCTGACGGGCGACGTCGGCACGCAGGCGAGCCGTCTGGCGACGCTCTTCACGGCCGCCAGCAGCATCTGGTCCTACGGTGCCTCGACCGCGCTGACCCTGCTGGATTTCGGCGGCCGATCGGCGCGGGTGGCGCAGGCGCGCGGCGCCTTCGACCAGGCCGCCGCCACCTATCGCCAGACGACGCTGACGGCCGTGCAGCAGGTGGAGGACGAACTCGCCGCCACGCGCGTGCTGCAGACCGTGTCCGAACAGCGCGGCGCGGCGGCCGTGGCCGCCAATCGGGTGGAGCAGCTGACCCAGAACCAGTATCTCTCCGGCCTGATCGTCTATACCGACGTGATCACCGCGCAGGCGACCGCGCTCAGCGCGCGGCAGCAGGAGATACAGGCGATCGTGGATCGGCAGGTTTCGGCCGTCACGCTCATTCAGGCGATCGGCGGATCGTGGCCGGCATCGGCTCCGGCGGCGGGCGCCTGACCCGGCCGGCGCCGCTGGCGTGGACGGCGGCGCTGCTGCTGCTCGGCCTGTTCGCGCTGGATGCGTGGGCGGCGTTGAGCGGGGCGAGCGACCGGGTCGATCATTTCGCGCTGATGTGGCTGCGCGATCCGGGTGACGCGCGCAGCCTGATCGTGCCGCGCTGGACGCTGCAGGGGGCGATCCTGTTCACCGATATCGGCGGCGCCGCGATCCGCGCGCCGCTGGCGGTGGCGGGCGCGATCGGGCTCTACGTCTCCGGACGGAGGCGCGAGGCGATCGCGTTCACGCTGGCGGTGGCGAGTGCGGCGATCGCGCTGCCGCTGCTCAAGGTGCTGTTCGGGCGGGCGCGGCCGGATGCCGTCTGGCAATTGGTGACGGAGAACAAGGCGAGCTTCCCGAGCGGCCACGCGCTGGGCGCGGCGGTCACCTTTCCGTTGCTGGGCCTCTTTACTGGCCGGGGGTGGGCGTTGTGGGCGGGGGTCGCGCTGGCGCTAGCGATCGGACTCAGCCGCGTGTTTCTCGGCGTGCACTGGCTGAGTGACGTGGCGGGTGGCTGGCTGCTCGGCGCGGCGTGGATCTGCGCGACGCTGGCGGTGATGGGCGGTCGGGGGCGCGGGAATTAGGCCTGCGTCGTTGCGAGCGTAGCGAAGCAATCCAGTCCCGACGTTCCAGAACCGCATCGCGGCCCGTGCCGCGATGCTGCAGACGAGCAGGCGGTTCTGCGCGAAAACCCAACCCGCCGTGCGACCATTCACCCCGGATCGAACGCGCACCGCAGGGTGAGGCTGCGCGGCGCTGCCGAATAAGCGATCTCGGCACAGCGC
This DNA window, taken from Sphingomonas sp. AP4-R1, encodes the following:
- a CDS encoding efflux RND transporter permease subunit; translated protein: MNLSAPFIRRPIGTLLLTVGLMMAGIAAFFAMPVSPLPQVDFPTISVQASLSGASPQTMATSVASPLEKRLGTIAGVTELTSQSGIGSARVTLQFDLSRNIDGAARDVQAAINAARADMPTTLRTNPSYRKMNPADAPILILALTSDTRSPSEIYNSVSNVVQQKLLQVQGVGDVELGGAALPGVRIDLNPLALARYGIPLEDVRTALSSASANRPRGVLEGGGIAYQIYGDLPGLKASDYAPIVIAWRNGIAVRLSDIAHVYDGPEDIRTMGLFNGKRAVNVIISRQPGANIIATVDSVKAQLPSLAAAIPPDIKLSVASDRTTTIRASLHEVEITLVIATLLVVFVVSIFLRSLRATIVPAVAVVASLCGTMGVIYLLGFSLNNLSLMALTVATGFVVDDAIVVLENISRHMEEGMPRRQAALIGARQVGFTVLSISISLVAVFIPLLFMSGLIGRLFREFAVTMTVAVLISLVISLTTTPMLASIILRDNSEKKPDGRLAAFAERRFQRMQAGYERALDWALANRGAMLILLGGAVALNIFLLVIVQKGFFPEQDTGSLMGGLRADRSISFQDMQKKLTSIVTLIRKDKDVATVVAFTGGSRAGGGFMFVTLKPKSQRGSSRSVIDRLRPKLAKITGVATFLMPVQDMQVGGRAGNSSYQYSLKADDTDMLRDAADKLMVAMKKDRRLTDVDTNRADGGAEVYVKVDRDAATRLGVTTQAVDNALYDAFGQRQVSTIYSGLNQYHVVMGVAPEYTGTPEALRDVYVPGRRGTTVTTTSSATNATSSSVSSGTSSTATQTAASSVTTSTAVTGSTPVSTTGQRDTTTGSAVNTSGATMMPLSTIAEWATGSTDSQINHEDGAPSTTVSFSTATGVSLGEASQAIAQIQQDLHLPTGVVGGFAGTAKVFQQSTASMPVLIISALVVIYIVLGILYESAIHPLTVLSTLPSAGIGAVIALMLSGSAFDLIGLIGLILLIGIVKKNAIMIIDFALDAERTRGLSPMHAIREASLLRFRPILMTTLAAAFGALPLAIGFGEGAELRRPLGIAIMGGLVASQFLTLLTTPVVYLALDKFRRRSPRERMLGRLGAEGLPA
- a CDS encoding efflux transporter outer membrane subunit; this encodes MSRLRSALSAIVVLALSGCSMAPTYHVPATASAASFKEAPGWQPAAPADDVAKGQWWKLFGDPVLDGLEARVAASNQNVASFTAAYAQARAAVREARASLFPSVSLSGQGTSAGSFGSTQTTIIGSNGTTNGGGSRRYSVSLGGTWEPDVFGRISSGLRQQKALAEASQADLANATLAAQGELAADYVQLRGLDQQKIVYEETIAAYDRALKITTNRYDQGQVARVDVLQAQTQLANARATSADIDRQRAAFEHAIAVLVGENPSTFSLPKAPWSRAVPQVPGILPGTVIERRPDIAAAERRVAAANQGIGVERAAFFPTFTLTGDVGTQASRLATLFTAASSIWSYGASTALTLLDFGGRSARVAQARGAFDQAAATYRQTTLTAVQQVEDELAATRVLQTVSEQRGAAAVAANRVEQLTQNQYLSGLIVYTDVITAQATALSARQQEIQAIVDRQVSAVTLIQAIGGSWPASAPAAGA
- a CDS encoding phosphatase PAP2 family protein — encoded protein: MAGIGSGGGRLTRPAPLAWTAALLLLGLFALDAWAALSGASDRVDHFALMWLRDPGDARSLIVPRWTLQGAILFTDIGGAAIRAPLAVAGAIGLYVSGRRREAIAFTLAVASAAIALPLLKVLFGRARPDAVWQLVTENKASFPSGHALGAAVTFPLLGLFTGRGWALWAGVALALAIGLSRVFLGVHWLSDVAGGWLLGAAWICATLAVMGGRGRGN